ACGGGACCGCGGGTCCACGCACAAGGGGCTCTTGGGATCCTTACGAGGCTGAGCTCCCCGCGCCTCCCCGAACGTGTAGTTTATTATTGGACCCCGAGGTCTCGCTCTCCCCAGACCTCCGGTGTACGGCGGCCCCCGCCGGACCGACCTACCCGCCTCGGCCGGGTGGCGGTGAGAGGCAGAGGCCCTCCAGCCGAGCTGCGGGCGGGACCGCGCTGCCACCTCCAGCTAGCACCAGGGTCCATGGGATGCTGGGAAGCCAGAGCAGAAACAATCTCTCTGGAGTCCTGGGACCCTTTCCAATCCTTAACTCCCTCGGCtacttttcctctcctctccttctcaaGTGGCTCTTATTGTAACACCAGCGTTGGGTTGTTTCCTCAGTTCCAGGTTTAAGCAAAATTGAAATTCGTTCAGGAAACGATTTTTTCAAAACGAAAGAGAACATATAAAAACCAAGACACCCATCCCCAGGACAGTGTCAGGGGCATATCCATCACCAGATATGGACATCCCGTTAAAATCACACTGGAGGCCCAGTAAACAAAATGAACACAATGCCAgcgttgaggggaaaaaaaacctagtaAGAAAAAACTTCGGGCAGTGCAACGGGCAGGCATGCTCCTGCACCTCCCATCCCGACCCCCTCCCCTTGAACCTGCCCTCCATCTGCGTCTCTGTCCTTGAAACCATGGAATCATTGAGACTTTTTGCCCACATTTTCCAAAACTTAGGAGTGGCtgtggaagggaggagagagaatgtttccattcctctctccagccccagaGGAATCTCCGCCGACAGCCtggcctccttcccttcccttccctcggTTCCTTTAGGTGTGATTTGATTAGGGAGATTAGGGAGGGGGtaaaggaaagtttaaaaaaaaaaaaatccagaaggcGTGAGCTGGAGCGGTGAGTGTGTCAATCAGAGGGTTTTGTGCCTGGGGGCTCCTAGCGGTTCGGAGCAGAGGTGTCCCTGGGCGGCCCCACAATGAATATGAATAGGAATCCTTGCTAAATGGGACAGCAAAGCGCACCGCCCTGAATGATGGCACGTCATCCTAACCAGCCTAGGATagataggagggttccttttgtctcttttctccgCTGCAGCTCTATAAAAGCCCCTCTTTTTCAGCGTGAGGTTAGTTCAAGCACACACCAACTAGCTGTCCAGGAAACCACCAaaccagagagagaggggagtggggagggagaaaggcGGGGAAAGGCAGTGCCTCAGCTTTTCTTCTCAGGTCTTGCCGCTGAGAAGTGGGTTGCTGGGCTGCgcagctcttttttttaattttatttttgtaattcaagattttctttaatttcccgCCTAAAGCCTCCCCACGGTAGGGCCGCGTCCCCTCTAATAAAATGAATTCTGATTCGAGCTCTGTCTCCAGCAGAGCTTCATCTCCGGACATGGACGAGATGTATCTGAGGgaccaccaccaccgccatcaccaccaccaggaGAGCCGCCTCAACTCGGTCTCATCCACGCAGGGCGATATGGTGCAGAAGATGCCCGGGGAAAGCCTCTCGCGGGCCGGCGCCAAGGCCGCGGGCGAGAGCAGCAAGTACAAAATCAAGAAGCAGCTGTCGGAGCAGGATCTACAGCAGTTGCGGTTGAAGATCAACGGACGCGAGCGCAAGCGGATGCATGACCTGAACCTCGCCATGGACGGGCTGCGCGAGGTCATGCCATATGCGCACGGGCCCTCGGTACGCAAGCTCTCCAAGATCGCCACTCTCCTGCTGGCcagaaactacatcctcatgctCACCAGCTCCCTGGAGGAGATGAAGAGGTTGGTTGGTGAGATCTATGGGGGCCACCACTCGGCCTTCCACTGCGGGACCGTGGGCCACTCGGCCGGCCATCCGGCGCACGCCGCCAACGCCGTGCACCCGGTGCACCCCATCCTGGGCGGCGCGCTCTCGTCCGGCAACGCGTCGTCACCGCTGTCCGCCGCCTCGCTGCCCGCCATCGGCACCATCCGGCCTCCCCACTCGCTCCTCAAGGCACCCTCCACGCCACCCGCGCTGCAGCTGGGCAGCGGCTTCCAGCACTGGGCCGGGCTGCCCTGCCCCTGCACCATCTGCCAgatgccgccgccgccgcaccTGTCCGCTCTCTCCACCGCCAACATGGCCCGGCTGTCGGCCGAGTCCAAGGACTTGCTCAAGTGAGCAGCGGGCCGGGCCGGCTGCGGAGGATGAGGGGCGAGCGGAGGGAGGGGTCGAGGTGCCAGGCCGGGAGGGAAGAGGGTGGCTGAGAGCTCGGCCGGAGGGAGGGCGGGCGCAGGGCCCCGAGGCCTCCCACACAGTCTGAGAGCTCTCAGATCCCACTTGACCCCCGGAGGGAAAGGACTAAAATCAAACTGCAATTTCTAGGTGGTAGCGAAGGGGGACTCGAACCAGATGTCGTGTGTCTTGCATGCATGCTTCCTTTCTCCATGCCGCGCCAATATTTCTCACTGCCATATGCTCTTGTCAAAACTGCATTTGTTGTATAAAGATGGGATCGGTGTAAACACTTGCAAAGGAACTTTAGAGTTGGCTTTCTCTGGCTTTTGGAAAAGACAGCCATCCCTTTGGTGGgaaacaaatgtaaatatttccttGAGATGGATGCAGTTATGATGGTCTATCCTTTCCACAGTTGTTTTTCGAGAGACAatatggagagagggagagaggaaagggaaaatctCAAGACCCAAGTTTGGAATTTCACCTCCGCATGACATGTCTCCTGTGGGTTTTCCTTAAGACGCAGTGTAGGTCGAAAGAACGCATGCATGCTTCTCAATGAATCTCGTCTAAACATGTTGTGCAGGCCGTGATACCATTTTCCTTGTAACAAGGATTTATTAGTGAATTCTCTGAAGTACTCCATATATCTGTCTGTGGTTGTAGGAAATGCAAAAGGGGACAGAGTGCAAAGACCCAAACTCACGCACTCGcgcttctcccccaccccaccttcaaACTCCATTCCCAACCCTCCCGGGCTGTTTTAGGGGCAGGTGTTGCAAGAGCTTGGGCTCCCTCTACTAGCTTGCCCCCACACCCCTTGCTCAGTTATCCTGCATGCAGGGTTGGCTCTCTCTATCATCAGCTTTGAAAACTTATTCGTGGTTTGGGGAGGGGGCGccgtttttattttcctgaacatttgcttgaaatattttgttaGGGCTTCGAAGACAAgacctgtctttattttttatatattcttgataactatgatatatttattaataaccagtgtttctggatgagatttcaaataaaaaagaaactttaaatcctggctttgccTTTGCCTAAAATTTTTGAAGCTGGGGTAGTGGGTAGGGAACAAGTGGACCCAGCAAGATATATCTGGGAGTGAGAGAGGGATTTGGGTGGGAGGGCAGTTGCCAAAGTCTTATCTGATCATTTAGAGATAAAGAGGTCAGACATATTGGTATTAATTATTACAACTAAATGTCTTTCAAATAGGAGCCTTGTCCAAGTTGGCAGTCTTGTGATCTTTGAGCTCCTTATTTTTCTGCAGTAATCAGATCCTCATAAGCTTGGCaattgaggtttgttttgttttgttttttaagtaatcTAGAAACCCAAAGTGAcaggaaaagagaggcagagtGGTGGCTATGCTGGCTGTGTTGGCAACAGATGAGAATGTAAAACAGTAAGTTAACTTTTTACTTTACATGGACCGTGTGGCCTTTTGAAAAAAGTCAaacaggttaaaaatccagtCTATGTTTTGGAAATCCACAAAGCATCATCCTAAAACATATGCAAATGCCCAGCCCCCCACCTACCCCTTGGCACCCCCTCCTCAGAGATAGAGAGGGCCTCTCTGCTTTGAAAGGTGAGCTGACTGCCCAAGTCTCAGTATCTCCAGATTTATAGTGGAAATTCTCTTTTTCCACCCTTAGAAGACTGTAGATCCCATTAGTTGAATACAAACTTTTTGGAAATGCTATGGGGGGGGGCACTTGAAGAGAGAAAAGTCTTCTACATAAATAATGGCTAAAACAGCGGTTATTTTAATCAATTGTCTCTCTTCCCACCCCATAACATTTCCAGATAGTTCATATATGTAAAAGTAACCCAGCAAGAAGGTTTTGTGTACTTGTTTATAAGGGGCAAGACATAAAGCCCTGGTTATAACTCAGACATCACTGGCCTTTATTCCCCGTTAAGGACAGTGGAAACCTGATTAAAATGTACCACCTCAGAGTCTGCCTGGAGCTTAGATGCAACAGTACCTCCCTGTTGGCTGAGGCCTAAGATCCTCTTCAAAAGGGGGGAGGcttgggagtggggggatgcacAGAGCTGTATCTCCCCAGGATCCAGCAGAGACAGCACATCTAGGAAGCATCTGCCCTTTCCTTCCTGGGTCCCCCACCACCTGCCGGTGCTGGCCCTCTCTGGGAGGGCACCTCTGCGGGTCCTGGTTCTATTTAACTCATTCTATGGCATCTCTTTTTTACCCCCAGCTCCCCTACTGCCAGGGAGAAAGACCCAAGTGAAGGTCTATAGCTGAGGGTGCGTATTTCCACTGGTTTTAGGCAGACAAATGGGGGAATAATCATCTGTTTCCCAGGGGTGATTCATTTCTCTGGGTGAGGAAAGTGCTGTTGAGGATTTATTTGAAACCAACACAAGGCAGCCCTCCAGACTTTCCCTGTGAGTTTATTATTtagaaaaggaaggggagggagaggtttCATCAATCAGGGAAAGTGACTTTCCCCTGAGTCACTTGCTTCTTGGTTTTTAAAGGCCTGGTCCTGGGGAAAGACCAGAGGCCAGATCACTGGCTTAATGGTGAGCTTCATCCCTTCTCTAGAGCTGGGCCTTAAACTGGCCGCTGGAGAGAAATAAGGCCACACTCTTTGTACCAGGGGAGTGGGGGCTTTTAACACAGTGCTGCTGCAACAGGCAGGAATCCCTAGAGTTAACTCCAGCCGTCAGTATGGAGTTCTGAGGTtcactgggggagggaggagaaggggggctATGCTAAAAGGAATCTCAAGCCCAGGGAAATTCTATACAGAATTTTCCAACCAAAGTGGAAAAGAGATGCTGTTTCtagcatggaggagttcccttagACGGGGCAGTTCTCTTTTCTGGATCCCAAAACTCCTTGGACCTAAAGGTGGGGAGAAAGGATTCCTTTAATTTAATTCCTTTAACCTCCTTGGGCAGGAACCCAAGGAGAAAGGCGATGTGGGAGCCAGGTCGTCTGGAGTTTCTAGATTTACTGGGAAAGGAACATTCCTCACTCACCCCGCAGGATGGGCCCTGCCCAGGTGCAGGCCCGTCTGCCTTCAAGTGTGACTTTGCAGGCGACTCTTCCGCGCATTTCTCATTACATTCTCGATTTACTGATGCCAGAAACAAAAGTCCGTGGGCCGGAAAATGAGAATGGATTCTTGGCCGGATTTTTTTCATTGCCAATTCATCACCTTCTCGAAAATTAAGTTTAAAGCAGTTTTTAATTCAGTTTAGAAACAGGGCCATTGATCCcttccctccacacacacacacaaatatatatatatatatatatgtatatatatatatatatatgtatatgtatgttcttttacATTTCAAAGGGCTGCAAAAGCCTTGTGGACAAAGATAACTTGAGAAACTTGGACTAGAATCCTCACGATGGATGTCCTTTCATCGGTGACCGAATATTAAGGCAGGGAGAAGGTCCCACTTAGAAAAGGAACGCCGCTAGGGTGCCCAGGGTCCGATAGACCTTTGCTCCTAGAGACCCTCGCCCTGTTCCCTGGGGTTCTGGATTTAAATCCCCTaaaaagggggcagggaggggcgacCAGAATTGGTCTTAGTAGAAGCCCAATGGTCCCTAAAAGACCAAGAGGAGCCTTACAAGAGGCTACAAGAGGAGCCTTACGTCTCCTCaaactccccccctcccccacccccccgcccagcTTCTGGGCCTCCCCTAGCAGAAAGTGCAAAAACCCTTTCCCTCTGGAAGGGTGATGGATTCTCTGAGCACCTCGTCCAGCTAACAAGATTTAACTGCGCTTTTCTGCTCTCTTCTGGAGACTTGGCGCTCCTCTCTCCGCTTCCCGCAGCCAGTGTTCAAGGTGGGCTCCCAACTTGGGCGGCCTGGCCGCTACGCTCCTGGCCCTCCCAGCGGATGCTCCCCCCCGGCCGGGCCAGGCTTGCGACCCGGACTCCGCGAAGCCTTCGCGATCCTGGAGCCTTGTTCCCTGGGGCCTCTTCCGGGACAGGCTGGTCCAGGCTCCTCCAGGCTCCTCAGGCTCAGGAATCGAAGCAAGAGGAGGAGCCGCAGCAGAAGGGCGCTGGAAGCGTCTTTGGAAAGAAATAGGCCAGGGGAGGGGCCGTGGTGAGCGAAGTGCGCCGGCATCTTCTGCCCGCCTCCAGGCAAGCTTTCGGGAGAACCAGTGCCCCCTCCTTTCCCACCGCGTCAAAGTTTCTGAACCTCCCGCGTACCCATTTCCCCCGTAGGTTCGAGTCTGCAGTCGTTTTTCAGTTGTGTCCGTTTTCAGTGAAACTTTCCCTGAGACAATGCAGTCGCGGGGCTGCGAGGGGGCGGAAGACGGTGGGGTGCGGGGAAAAAGCAAGAGAGCCGCGGGAATCAGTGATCGTTGGGACCCCCTGGAGCCCCAGCTCTAGATCCCTCCTGAGTCAGTCGGATCCCACAAGCCCGCAATTTCACCGCCCACTGACACAGTACAAGGCCCCACCCTCTGTCCTCTGCATCTGGCGGCGGGGAGAGGAGAGCTGGGAGCGCATCTGGGTCCCGCGCGGAAAAAACTGGCTCCGCACCTCGCCTCTGGCTGTGGGGTCTTACGCCGAGCGGGTCAGTGTGGAGACCGCGGCTCCGCGTGGATCTGGGGCTCCTGGAGTCCCGGCTTCGTCTTGTAGGAAGCATGGGTCTCCGGGCCCCAACCCCTGACTCCTCGCTGTTCGCTCctcaggcccagagaggctagggcgcagaggaaggaagaagcgCGGGAGAGGGACATCGCGGGACTAGACCCAATCCAGACTACGCAGACACTTCCTAAGAGACGGGATATACTTAAGCGTTTATGGAAAGTGGGTGGAAGTAAAAACAAGAATAGCAAACAAATCCAAACTCGGGTGGAGAGTGCGGGAGCGCTCTTTCGTCTCTTTATTCCAAGACCAGGCGCGCGCTGACACTCCGTCAACTTTGCTAAGGAGATCGGGTCCAGGTCAGTCCGGGAGATCCCAGCTGCTGTGCCTTCCCCAGCAGCCTTTCCTCGCCGGAGGCCTCACGGAGGACCCGGCAGGCTCGATCCCCGAGGCGCGCCCGGACCACGGCCCCTGGCGCCGAGCCTTTGCTTCTAACCCAATCCGGGCCCTCTCCAAAGTGAGGACTTTGTTCCCGAAGTGGTCAATCAGGAAACGAAGTTCAGCCCGCCTCCTGGGAGTTCAACAAGTCTccggggagggggatgggggtgagacctgctggggctggggtcccAGGAGGCGGAGAGGGAGGGGTGCACAGTTCTGGGTTTTGTGGCGGTGTCCCATGTCATGGAGTTAGGGTGAAAGCAGAGTGGTTGGGGAGGGCAGGAAGCGCGCAGCGCTGAAGGCAAGTTCTGGGAAACAACTTGAGATAGCTGCCTCGAAAGGTTTGGGGTTCCGTTTGGCCAGGATTTGATCAGTGATGGCCAGAGACAGACACCTCACAGGGTGCAAGAGCCTAGGTCTGATTCTGGGGGCGCCACAGTGTAAGTGTAAGACGCAACCTGTCAATCCTTCGCACCCTTCTTTGGCCCAACAAACTCCAGAAGCTGGGTTCCGAgagcccatcccccacctcccccatcccccaccgcCCGCCCCCAGCGTGCCGCTAAGCTGTGGGTTCCTGTAATGACTTTCTGCCActggcaggatccttaactccaTGGGCTGAAGCAGAAATTGGAGCAGGCACATTTTATGAAGACTCTCTTCTGGCCTTGATTATTCAAcggcccctccctcctgcttAGTCCAGGAAAGGACAAGGACTTTCATAGCATCCTTTGAgcacatacataaacatacagcTTTCTACTGCATTCCCAGCGATATAAGCCTTAACACTACTTCCTTTGGAATTTCTTAATTAATCTTCCTCCATTTCAGCGATCAACACTTTCTGCGTGCTTtccttgtgccaggcactgtgagggGCACTGGAGAAAAATGAGCCAAACAACAAGAGAAGTAGAACATCCAAAGGCACAAGAAATGGCCCCTGCCTTCTGGGTCCTCAAACCCTAGGGGAAAACAGGTTATCTAAGTCCTAAGATTAAAAACTCCCCCCGCCACCAAATAGGGGTGTTTGCAAGCCCACCTTTCAGAGGCTTTTTCAGATGCCGAAAAACTCATTACCCATTCCCTCTACCAGATAGAGGACAGGAGCAGATGCCTTTGattaatatggaaataaaaagaagcaatggTGGCAGTACTTTGTTTTGTCGCAGTTGTTTAGAGATTTATTGACACCAAGATAAACTTCAGTCTGGGGCATCTCCGTAATTCATGGTCCCATTAGTTATTACCAAATGAGCAAATCGTTTTTCATTTAACTgtttaactgttttttaaaagaaaaaaaataaaagaagggcgAGGTTGGGAGAAATCTTTTTATAATGGGATTAGAGTCATTATCCTCATAGGCTTCGTGGTCCCTGGGCTGCAGAAACTTGCCTCTCGACTCCCGAGTTCACCAGACTATGTTCTAAGCATAAACCAATCCtgtaatttccttcaagaacaaAAGTTTTCAAAGAAATGACCTGCACAGTATTCCCCTCAATAAAGAAGAATTGACTTAATGGTCTGTTAATTACTCCATCCCACAGGGGGAGGGAAGCTTGGGAAGGGATTGCTACAAACCCTCTGTTGATTGAAGCTGCGGTCTGTCCGGTCTGTCCGAAAAAGTACAGCTGGGGCTGGGCCATTGAAAACCCAGACAAAACAAAATCCCTGGTAAATACTCCTACCTAGAACACAAAGATTCAGCATGCAATCGTTGAATCTTTGCTGGATCCTCAGAGAAGCCCAGAGCTAGCTCCTTTGGTGCTTCCGATAATCTTTAAAATTGAGCCCAAGTGTTCTTGGACAGAGAGTTTAAAAAAGGAACATAGTTGACTTCTCCATCCTCTTTTCCTCCCGTGtcgaatttctttctcttttatttgacACTCTGACTATAATTCTTttatccaatctttttttttcttttttactaattacagtttatttctccattcaatacattttttggctttttggtttgGTCATCTTTTCTTGTTGTTTCTCTATTAATGATTTAAACCCAAGAAGATAAATTTGATtgttctagtaaaaaaaaaaaaaaaaggacaaagtagaGAATCAAAATATAGGAGATAGATTTGAGGTCGTATTCTCTATGACTTTTTCAAATCTGAAAGGTGACAGCTACATCAtgcaattaaatatatttctaaaattaaaaaaacttaaaaattctacTTAAACCTAAGCAAATCTGAGCCATCATTTAATTAAGTTAGCATCAGAGacagttaaagagaaaaaaaaatcaatttttaaaacagctttttaaggaagaaaatacgCATAAACATGTTCCACACTAACAGAAAATATTGGTTCCAATTTGGTGGACATTTGACCTTTGTGGATCCACTGAAATAAGACATTGCAGAAAGATGAAATGTGGCATCTAGAGAGATaaatcatgaaaataatgaagatgaccttttttaaaaattagctcttTTTCTGAACGAGGCAAAACAAAGATCTTGTCAAGCCACACAATTTGCCACATCCACCATCACTTCTTAAGGAAGTGATCATTAAGAGTCATGTCCAGTCAACAGTCCTTGCCTGTTGACTGGACTCTGCCTGGTGCATGAGCTAATTGTTACAATCACGAGGGAGGCTAGTTCAAAGGGGATTGACATTAAATTTTGCCCATGACTGTGTTTCATCTAGAAGGATGGCAAACACATAGTTTTCCCTCCTTTgggaaagtgggggaaaaaaaaatctagtgagTTAAAAAGAGACCCATCATTTAAATTCAGCTTGACCCCCAAGCAGTGCTgaacttttgttgttttgttttgtgtactGCTGACTGTTCATCCCGGTTATGTAAGAAACAGCATCTAGACACTGAATGACAGACAGTGTGACCTGTGTAGCTCAAATAGTGTTGTCCCTTTCAATCAGACCCATGCAAAAGGCCATCTTTACATGTTTCATCAATGATGTCTTCACAGTCCTGACTTCCCCACAGTACGTATAACTAACAGACCGACGTAAAAAACAAGAAGCTGTTCCTCTTGCTAAATAGCCCCTGGGGAATACTAGAAGTTGAGGAGGCAATTTGCTCCCAATTTTTACTAGAATCATATCATGAATAAATTAGATTCCAAGACTGAATAAAGTAGTTTTAGAAATTATACTGACTGACCATGCACTGCAGAGGTGGGTTAggtcttctttttctactttgcaGTAATTAAGGTCCTCAGGTATTGATGCCCCTCCCCAAGGGCTTTTTGATttggaaggttttgttttttgttttttggttttttttttttttcattttttagcgTTAGCAATTGATTTTCTAGCATGTCCTTTATTTGTGGAGTGACGTTTCCAGGCTCTTAATTGAGACATTGGACCTCTTTGGGGCCACAGAGTATATCAGTTACAGGCTATAACTTTTCCTCATTATTGATTtgggcacatttttaaaaatttttttttaattttcccactgtacagcaaggggatctagttatccttacatgtatacattacaattacattttttccccaccctttcttctgttgcaacatgagtatctagacaaaattctcaatgctactcagcaggatctccttgcaaatctattctaagttgtgtctgagaagcccaagctcccgatccctcccactccctccccctcccatcaggcagccacaagtcttttctccaagtccatgattttcttttctgaagagatgttcatttgtgctggatattagattccagttataagtgatatcatatggtatttgtctttgtctttctggctcatttcactcagtatgagattctctagttccatccatgttgctgcaaatggcatgatgtcattcctttttatggcggagtagtattccactgtgtatatataccacatcttccgaatccaatcatctgttgatggacatttgggttgtttccacgtcctggctattgtgaatagtgttgcaatgaacatgcgggtgcacgtgtctcttttaagtagagttttgtccggatagatgcccaggagtgggattgcagggtcatatggaagttctatgtatagctttctaaggtatctccaaactgttctccatggtggctgtaccagtttacattcccaccaacagtgcaggaggcttcccttttctccacagcctgaTTTGGgcacatttttaaatagaaaatactaAGAAACAGGCACTGTAATTTTCACAGTAAACatcagatctctctctctctctcttttttttttttttttttttgataaaggaGTTGTAAGTTGAGGGAAAACACTAGCAGTAAAAACTTTTCggaatatatttaaaacagagaGAACTgataactttctctctctctttcagaaaaaatagttttatttaaaccCAACCAAATTCAGTACTTGTCCTTGAGGGGTTGCTGCTAGCAGCACCGAGGAGTGATGGCAGAGAGGGCAGAAGAGATGAGTAGGAGATCCTACTGTCCCATGAGTTCTTCCTCCATAGACCCTAAACCTCATCTAAGGAGACAGTGAGGAAGGAGAGGCTTTTCTTATAGTTCTATACTTGACCACAAtagatccttttctttttctataatttacttcctttgcaatttttatgAAAAGCTTGCTCATCTAAAATATGTACTGTTATGGTATAAAAGAATGTTCTAGGTTTTGTTGAAACTAGAATTAGTTTCGTGGAAACAGTTGATGTTTCACTACACTTTCAGCTTGAAAGAAAGAGATGGGAGCTAGAATCTGCAGAGCAGGGATGAAATGGGTTTATTAAGTAGAGCAGTAAGGCAAGAAACAGGGTGACATTAAAGgtgtttaaaatgcaaaacatttCTGCTGTAACATGGCATCAAAAGTTACTGttaacggagttcccatcgtggcgcagtggttatcgaatccgactaggaaccatgaggttgtaggttcaatccctgcccttgctcagtggattaacaacgagagctgtggtgtaggttgcagaggtggctcggatcccgcgttgctgtggctgtggtgtaggctggcagctacagcgctgattagacccctagcctgggaacctccatatgctgcgggagcggcccaagaaatggcaaaaagcaaaaaaaaaaaaaagttactgttaCTAATTTGTGCCGGACATATATATGCTCTAGGGAAAGATGCTCCTTAGGAAAAAGGACCGTGTTTGTttacttctcttctctttctcctgtcttccttctcaattttcctttcttcctctattCCTCTAGCTTGTTTCTCAAATATCTCATCACTTTCTTGCTCTCTACCTTCTTCCACCTCTCTGCTTCCAGTCTGGACTTTATTCTCCATTTTAGCTCATCCCTCACTCTATTTGTCCGCTGCATTGGCCATGTCATTGCTTTAAGGGAGGCTGGGGTTTACATTTCCTTAGCCTTCTCACTTAGTCCTTGTACACTCAATCTGCCTGCTTCTCCAGCCAATGTTGGTTTCTGTTATCTTGGGAAACTCTGTTAATATTGTTACTCTCAGCCTATGTtatgttacagaaaaaaaaaaaaaaagagctacatgGAAATGTGTTCCAGAACCAAGGATGTTCAACAGTGCTTTAACTTCCAAAAGCAGCATTATCATGAGGATGCCTTTCCAGGTGATAAGGGTCTTAGCCAGCTTGTGTTAACTTaggagaaatatttatattaataattatagaaaacacaaaattctTTATATGTGCTAGTCATGGTTTTAAGTACTCAACACatataaactcatttaatttCCACCAAAAGCCTATAAGTTGGTATTATTTTCCCCATGTTTTCAAAtgcagaaactgaagcacagaaagtTAAATACCTTTCCTGGTATGTCCTAGATCAGTAGTGTTCCCAGGCCTGTAGCATGGGATCCCCGGGCCAGCAGCATCAGTAGCAcctaggaacttgttagaaacacAAATTCTGAGATTTTACCTTACTTGCAAACAAATAAGATAGAATAACACAGTTTTGTGGATGCTGGCAGAGGACACAAGACTCCTGGATCAGAAACAAGGGACTTTACTTCTCACTATATTGAAAGTGTCTTCATGTT
The Sus scrofa isolate TJ Tabasco breed Duroc chromosome 1, Sscrofa11.1, whole genome shotgun sequence DNA segment above includes these coding regions:
- the OLIG3 gene encoding oligodendrocyte transcription factor 3, whose amino-acid sequence is MNSDSSSVSSRASSPDMDEMYLRDHHHRHHHHQESRLNSVSSTQGDMVQKMPGESLSRAGAKAAGESSKYKIKKQLSEQDLQQLRLKINGRERKRMHDLNLAMDGLREVMPYAHGPSVRKLSKIATLLLARNYILMLTSSLEEMKRLVGEIYGGHHSAFHCGTVGHSAGHPAHAANAVHPVHPILGGALSSGNASSPLSAASLPAIGTIRPPHSLLKAPSTPPALQLGSGFQHWAGLPCPCTICQMPPPPHLSALSTANMARLSAESKDLLK